A portion of the Malania oleifera isolate guangnan ecotype guangnan chromosome 3, ASM2987363v1, whole genome shotgun sequence genome contains these proteins:
- the LOC131151105 gene encoding uncharacterized protein LOC131151105: protein MAGKPAAHYEFELDLSRPLSSRDWKSAYISFIDDIREKLGARSVHSIPILPAEQDEPTQWLDVVLRTTQNHAVRLRTRVNNLYKTGYRPENHHQWFELSDAAGKPQNLIDGSTNLGFSGGHDHLLSSNGGNWSWKQVNVGLTPLREAVDNLSRTADRRERARSLLVASLMINEAIKFNDVRDFFAGLYSESSVFPSEYVNLVRGWGNISARLRNSHDSDDLARELNISENNLGIRTLLDATGTVGVIKDCHARLVKKRMLVNPKGYRGVPQGQPLVEVLSVSINNSTTTSGESSLYGTIKVTDGLFSQYIYDRSRDNSERIYAGDTILLTGPTRSISALDSFTIDVDLTDKNSVSSDKFSYGQVSWNVYLTAANEYDKPLLMDIGDKSGSVTVNYIVLSNAVQATVEVTLINTGDEKDFAEVYGLITARSSKFSNESMLFWKTKNDDDIKVSANQLLPLMRSAIAVSLDSSLVIRAELFDRDTRTNSSKEIANGTLTFAPYLSGTYTESISGKCGEIQVKVTWKDI, encoded by the coding sequence ATGGCTGGCAAACCAGCAGCTCACTACGAATTCGAGCTCGACCTATCCCGACCGCTCTCCAGCCGCGACTGGAAATCTGCTTACATCagtttcattgatgacatccgcGAGAAACTGGGAGCAAGGTCGGTGCATTCCATTCCCATCCTCCCCGCCGAACAAGACGAACCCACGCAATGGCTCGACGTCGTCCTGCGAACAACACAGAATCACGCTGTCAGGCTCAGGACCCGAGTCAACAATCTCTACAAGACCGGCTACCGCCCGGAGAACCACCACCAATGGTTTGAGCTCTCCGACGCCGCCGGAAAGCCTCAGAACCTGATCGACGGGTCCACAAACCTAGGCTTCAGCGGCGGCCACGACCACTTGCTGAGCTCCAACGGCGGCAATTGGAGCTGGAAACAGGTGAATGTGGGTCTGACTCCCCTGCGGGAGGCCGTAGATAATCTCAGTAGGACCGCAGACCGTCGGGAGAGAGCACGATCGCTGCTCGTCGCGAGTTTGATGATCAACGAAGCAATTAAGTTCAATGATGTTAGAGATTTCTTTGCTGGGCTTTACTCCGAGAGCAGTGTGTTCCCTTCCGAGTACGTCAATCTAGTGCGCGGCTGGGGAAACATCTCCGCTCGATTGCGGAATAGTCATGACAGTGATGATCTCGCGAGGGAACTGAACATTTCGGAAAACAATTTGGGAATCCGAACGCTGCTGGATGCAACTGGTACTGTTGGCGTCATCAAGGATTGCCACGCCAGGCTTGTTAAGAAACGTATGCTTGTGAATCCCAAAGGGTACAGGGGTGTTCCGCAAGGACAACCACTGGTGGAGGTATTATCTGTGAGCATCAACAATAGTACCACTACCAGCGGCGAAAGCTCCCTCTACGGCACGATCAAGGTCACCGACGGGCTGTTTTCCCAGTACATTTACGATCGAAGTAGGGACAATTCCGAACGCATTTATGCAGGTGATACTATCCTGTTGACCGGCCCAACTCGATCCATCTCAGCCCTAGATAGCTTCACTATCGATGTGGATCTCACAGACAAAAATAGTGTTTCTAGTGATAAATTTAGCTATGGGCAAGTGTCATGGAATGTTTACTTGACGGCCGCAAATGAGTATGACAAGCCGTTGTTGATGGATATTGGAGACAAGAGTGGCTCGGTGACAGTCAACTATATAGTTTTGAGTAATGCGGTGCAAGCTACTGTAGAGGTTACGCTCATAAATACTGGAGATGAGAAAGATTTTGCGGAAGTTTATGGATTAATTACTGCTCGTAGTAGCAAATTTAGCAATGAAAGCATGCTCTTTTGGAAGACAAAGAATGATGATGATATAAAAGTGAGCGCTAACCAGCTCCTTCCTTTAATGAGATCTGCAATAGCTGTGTCATTGGACTCCTCCCTCGTAATTAGGGCTGAATTATTTGATCGTGACACAAGGACTAATTCAAGTAAAGAAATTGCCAATGGCACTCTAACGTTCGCTCCCTATCTCTCCGGCACATATACGGAAAGTATTTCCGGAAAGTGCGGTGAAATTCAAGTGAAAGTTACTTGGAAAGATATTTAG
- the LOC131151106 gene encoding uncharacterized protein LOC131151106, with product MAADPAFTVELDLSQFPSGRDWVSYRRLIDDIRSRLGVRFSHNHPVLQLEQRIPPRWFDIVLRTSRDYAVRFRLRADNLYLVGYRMEQGTDQRWLEFADDDGNPQQLIAGSNGLGFGGSYTALMRPDAANWSWTDIRIGRKDLLRAVERLNTTNRQQRAQSLLPVIIMLSESIRMNDIKEFNVTHHAESTRVPVGFERLVHAWGNLSERLLHADADPNHYFRIPQNNFGIQTAEQAIAALGILKDCSFKFHPPHRRFRREAGDDGYHTHGQPLVEVFWVRMKNIGEENYLYGTITVTDGLTCQYIYNRKRVRPESIYAGDTILLTGPPRSISAYDSFAIDVDLMDANKVSSSAEVAYGQISWNVFSTASNVYDQPLSKDVDGRNGSVTVNYVVISNAVEARIEVTLVNGGGQYPAQVYGLITARSNKFRNESMLFWKTSNDEDLNVRPGQNMDLLKSTVAVPLDSSFIVRAELFSRNRETGTNNEIANGTAAFSVHLSGTYTTKISGQNGEIKVQVSWIDI from the coding sequence ATGGCGGCGGATCCAGCGTTCACTGTGGAGCTTGACCTATCACAGTTCCCCTCCGGCAGGGACTGGGTTTCCTACAGGCGTCTCATCGATGACATCCGCAGCCGACTGGGCGTGAGATTTTCCCACAACCACCCCGTGCTTCAGCTGGAACAACGCATCCCACCTCGATGGTTCGACATCGTACTCCGAACCAGCAGAGATTACGCAGTCAGATTCAGGCTGCGAGCCGACAACCTCTACCTCGTTGGGTATCGCATGGAGCAGGGCACCGACCAACGGTGGCTCGAGTTCGCCGACGACGATGGAAATCCTCAACAGCTAATAGCCGGATCCAACGGTCTAGGATTCGGCGGCAGCTACACCGCCTTGATGCGTCCCGATGCGGCTAACTGGAGCTGGACAGACATAAGAATCGGCCGGAAAGACCTTCTGCGCGCCGTGGAGAGGCTTAACACCACCAATCGTCAACAGAGGGCGCAGTCGCTTCTACCCGTGATTATCATGCTCAGCGAATCAATAAGAATGAATGATATCAAGGAATTTAACGTAACGCATCACGCCGAGTCTACGCGGGTCCCAGTCGGGTTTGAGCGTCTCGTCCACGCCTGGGGGAACCTCTCCGAGCGATTGCTACACGCCGACGCCGACCCCAACCACTACTTTCGAATTCCGCAAAATAATTTCGGAATCCAAACCGCCGAGCAAGCGATCGCCGCGCTCGGCATCTTAAAGGACTGCAGCTTCAAATTTCACCCGCCCCACCGGAGGTTCCGACGCGAGGCTGGCGACGATGGCTACCACACTCACGGACAACCGCTGGTGGAGGTGTTCTGGGTGCGCATGAAGAACATTGGCGAAGAGAATTACCTCTACGGCACCATCACGGTGACCGACGGGCTAACTTGTCAATACATTTACAATCGGAAAAGGGTTCGGCCGGAATCAATCTATGCAGGCGATACAATTTTGTTGACCGGCCCACCTCGATCTATCTCGGCGTATGATAGTTTCGCCATCGATGTGGATCTCATGGATGCCAACAAAGTTTCTTCCAGTGCTGAAGTCGCCTATGGGCAAATCTCCTGGAATGTTTTCTCAACGGCGAGCAATGTGTATGATCAGCCCTTGTCCAAGGATGTGGACGGCAGGAATGGCTCGGTGACGGTCAACTATGTAGTGATAAGCAATGCAGTGGAAGCCAGAATAGAGGTTACACTCGTGAATGGAGGTGGGCAATATCCTGCCCAAGTCTATGGATTGATTACTGCTCGTAGCAACAAATTTAGAAATGAAAGTATGCTCTTTTGGAAGACGTCCAACGATGAGGATTTAAATGTAAGACCTGGACAAAACATGGATCTATTGAAATCTACAGTAGCTGTGCCATTGGACTCTTCCTTCATAGTTCGGGCGGAACTCTTTAGTCGAAATAGGGAGACTGGCACTAATAATGAAATTGCAAATGGGACTGCAGCATTCTCCGTTCATCTTTCTGGTACATACACAACAAAAATTTCGGGACAGAACGGAGAAATCAAGGTGCAGGTGTCTTGGATAGATATCTAA